In Desulfovibrio inopinatus DSM 10711, the following are encoded in one genomic region:
- a CDS encoding hemolysin family protein encodes MHSIGLELIAIILLIGVNGFFALSELAVLTARKHALKRQAEEGNRRARLVVRLQADMDRFLSSIQIGITMVGILAGVFSGATMASKFAMVFARLDWLEPYARSLSIGIIVAVITFLTLLFGELVPKRIALAAPERTAKGVAPAIALVAAIFKPAVSVLTACVVACIRILGLHHVPARPISDEDIKSLVEEARLHGVFEDEERDMIYRVIRFGDRSVSSLMTPAVDVAVIDPNDEPDRILAVIHAGNFSHYPLAKRDFSRMYGVIHVKRILHAMREQWPLPLRELADEPIVVKKESRALELLRIFKREGESMALVVDAGGNVVGIVTIKDILEALVGEIREPGEAPALVRREAKGFWVFEGRALLEDVFEMLGVPPPTDHRFNRVKTLSGLVQAYQDDVSNLEKPFRIHGVEFEIISRKGVQIQRIRARAIHDDTESKEASSDEGAEEIGGSH; translated from the coding sequence GTGCATTCCATTGGATTGGAACTGATTGCTATTATATTGCTTATTGGGGTGAACGGCTTTTTTGCGTTGTCGGAATTGGCCGTTTTGACTGCACGCAAGCATGCCCTCAAACGCCAAGCAGAGGAGGGGAATCGACGGGCTCGACTCGTCGTCCGACTACAAGCGGACATGGATCGATTTTTGTCCTCCATTCAAATCGGTATTACCATGGTCGGCATCTTGGCCGGCGTCTTCAGTGGGGCTACCATGGCATCGAAATTCGCCATGGTATTTGCTCGTCTTGACTGGCTTGAACCGTACGCGCGCAGCTTGTCTATTGGCATTATTGTCGCTGTTATTACCTTTCTGACGTTACTTTTCGGAGAACTTGTTCCTAAACGGATAGCTCTTGCTGCTCCCGAACGCACCGCCAAGGGGGTGGCTCCGGCAATTGCCCTGGTGGCAGCAATATTCAAACCGGCAGTGTCCGTGTTGACCGCCTGTGTGGTCGCGTGCATTCGCATTCTTGGCCTGCATCACGTACCGGCTCGGCCTATCAGTGATGAAGATATCAAGTCATTGGTCGAGGAGGCACGTCTGCACGGTGTCTTTGAAGATGAAGAGCGGGACATGATTTATCGGGTGATCCGGTTCGGTGACCGCAGTGTGTCCTCTCTCATGACACCGGCTGTCGATGTTGCCGTCATTGATCCGAATGATGAACCGGATCGTATCCTCGCCGTGATTCATGCCGGTAACTTTTCACATTACCCCCTTGCCAAACGTGATTTCAGTCGCATGTATGGTGTCATTCACGTGAAGAGAATACTTCACGCCATGCGTGAGCAGTGGCCCCTTCCCCTTCGCGAACTGGCCGATGAGCCGATTGTGGTCAAAAAGGAAAGCCGGGCTCTGGAGTTGCTGCGTATTTTCAAGCGTGAAGGCGAATCCATGGCGCTGGTTGTTGATGCGGGTGGCAATGTTGTCGGTATTGTGACCATTAAAGATATTCTTGAAGCGCTTGTTGGTGAAATTCGCGAGCCTGGTGAAGCGCCTGCTTTGGTTCGACGTGAAGCCAAAGGTTTTTGGGTTTTCGAAGGCCGGGCATTGCTTGAAGATGTGTTTGAAATGCTTGGTGTTCCTCCGCCTACCGACCATCGATTCAATCGAGTCAAGACGCTTTCAGGGCTTGTTCAAGCCTACCAAGACGACGTGAGCAATCTTGAAAAACCGTTTCGGATTCATGGCGTGGAGTTTGAAATTATCTCTCGAAAAGGCGTGCAAATTCAGCGTATTCGAGCTCGCGCTATCCATGATGACACCGAGTCCAAGGAGGCCTCTTCAGATGAAGGCGCCGAAGAGATTGGTGGTAGCCATTGA
- a CDS encoding NYN domain-containing protein: MSSRRLWLIDAGYLFMAQRSIPGDYSIDYLKLRVKLEETGDVWRAYYLNATPNATSDVQDNFHNWLRSAPPNGPKIITKLYPLRTQRVDRIYCGTCNEMVRLECPNDPKHQLSRQQQKGVDVGIATLALTHADLYDTLVLSSGDGDLIDAVEYLSEKGKRIELLVFNVGVSTELQSRADNIYWIDDFKEEVRR; the protein is encoded by the coding sequence ATGAGTTCACGAAGACTATGGCTCATCGATGCCGGTTATTTGTTTATGGCACAACGGTCCATTCCCGGCGATTACAGTATTGATTATCTGAAATTGCGTGTGAAGCTGGAAGAGACGGGTGATGTTTGGCGTGCTTATTATCTGAACGCCACTCCCAATGCGACGAGTGATGTCCAGGATAATTTTCACAATTGGTTGCGGAGTGCACCACCAAATGGACCCAAAATAATAACGAAACTCTATCCGCTCAGAACCCAGCGAGTCGATCGAATTTATTGTGGGACATGCAATGAAATGGTTCGTTTGGAATGCCCAAATGATCCCAAACATCAACTTTCCAGACAACAACAGAAAGGCGTTGATGTCGGTATCGCCACACTGGCGCTCACCCATGCCGATCTGTATGATACGCTGGTTTTGTCGTCGGGCGATGGCGATCTCATTGATGCTGTCGAGTATTTGTCTGAGAAAGGCAAGCGTATTGAATTGCTTGTGTTTAATGTCGGAGTGTCCACAGAGCTTCAGTCGCGTGCCGACAATATTTATTGGATAGACGACTTCAAAGAAGAGGTTCGCCGATAA
- a CDS encoding ABC1 kinase family protein: protein MQRIPFPFRPLHTAGRFGEILSILIKYGFDDVAENLGFKRLKFFNKKQSVAEHHTTWQKLRLAVEELGPTTIKIGQLLSMRPDLIPIKLCDEFKRLQEDVYQETYDDMVKVVESSLGQPLSEMFAVFDRTPTAAASLSQVHRGVLLNGKEVAVKIKRPDIDGRIMSDLDILETMAGILHERIEAFKPIDLPAVVAELRKTLTRELDFTNETRSIILFNTFFKDEPRIFAPAVHETWCTEDVLVMDFITGSRIDTFDGDEQQRKAIAEIGLDAAVKQLLELGFFHADPHMGNIRIVDKTRICYLDWGMVGRLTTEMRSALIDYILALTQNDSKKIATVAITMAAVSPPLVDFQRLQTDIMFALDKIQAPLEGQINLGRFLLDLTVLCRNHGIFLRSDYILMARALISIEAVGRTVFPEFDAIGRLKPVAARYLARRYSLFSSDKPLFGDIEETIRTVGRLPIAVDHVLKLIETGNLTMHVVPKDQPAFFDILRRVGNRVASALIMAGLIIGSSMIVTSNTGPHYNNIPIFGLVGFTISGLVGFVMAINIFFRGK, encoded by the coding sequence ATGCAACGTATCCCCTTTCCTTTTCGCCCCTTGCACACAGCCGGTCGTTTCGGTGAAATTCTCTCTATTCTCATTAAATACGGATTTGACGATGTCGCGGAGAACCTTGGGTTCAAGCGGCTCAAATTTTTCAATAAAAAACAGAGTGTAGCGGAGCATCATACCACCTGGCAAAAACTGCGCCTTGCGGTGGAAGAGCTTGGGCCGACGACAATCAAAATCGGGCAGCTGCTGTCCATGCGGCCCGACCTTATTCCTATAAAGCTCTGTGACGAATTCAAGCGTCTTCAGGAAGATGTCTATCAAGAAACGTATGACGATATGGTCAAGGTCGTTGAGAGTTCACTTGGGCAGCCTCTCAGCGAAATGTTTGCTGTTTTCGATCGGACTCCAACAGCTGCGGCCTCCTTGTCACAGGTGCATCGAGGGGTTCTCCTCAACGGCAAGGAAGTCGCCGTAAAAATCAAACGTCCGGATATAGATGGGCGCATCATGTCCGACCTTGATATCCTCGAAACTATGGCCGGCATTCTTCACGAACGCATTGAAGCGTTCAAGCCGATCGACCTGCCAGCCGTTGTTGCAGAATTACGCAAAACCCTGACGCGTGAACTTGATTTTACGAATGAAACGCGAAGTATCATCCTCTTCAATACGTTTTTCAAAGACGAACCACGCATTTTCGCTCCCGCCGTCCATGAAACATGGTGTACCGAAGATGTCCTTGTCATGGACTTTATCACTGGAAGTCGTATCGACACGTTCGATGGTGATGAGCAGCAACGCAAAGCCATTGCCGAAATCGGTCTTGATGCAGCCGTCAAGCAATTGCTTGAACTCGGCTTCTTTCACGCCGATCCCCACATGGGAAACATTCGTATCGTAGACAAAACCCGTATTTGTTATTTGGATTGGGGTATGGTCGGCCGGTTGACGACAGAAATGCGTTCAGCGTTAATCGATTATATTCTTGCCCTTACGCAAAACGACAGCAAGAAAATCGCCACCGTGGCCATTACCATGGCTGCCGTGTCTCCTCCACTGGTTGATTTCCAGCGGTTACAAACCGATATCATGTTCGCTTTAGACAAGATTCAGGCACCGCTAGAAGGACAAATCAACTTGGGGAGATTTTTGCTCGATTTGACCGTTCTTTGCCGAAATCATGGTATATTTCTGCGTTCCGACTATATTCTCATGGCGCGAGCCTTGATTTCCATTGAGGCTGTCGGACGAACAGTCTTTCCCGAGTTCGACGCTATAGGGCGTCTGAAGCCCGTCGCCGCTCGCTATCTTGCCAGGCGGTATTCGCTTTTTTCTTCAGACAAACCGCTATTCGGTGACATTGAAGAAACCATTCGAACCGTCGGGCGATTGCCGATCGCCGTTGATCATGTGTTGAAACTCATCGAGACCGGCAATCTCACCATGCATGTCGTTCCCAAAGATCAGCCTGCGTTTTTCGACATTCTTCGGCGTGTCGGAAACCGCGTCGCTTCGGCTCTCATCATGGCCGGCCTCATTATTGGCTCGTCCATGATCGTCACGTCGAACACGGGGCCGCATTACAACAATATTCCGATCTTTGGCCTTGTCGGTTTCACGATCTCCGGCCTTGTCGGCTTCGTTATGGCCATCAATATTTTCTTTCGAGGGAAATAA
- the phoU gene encoding phosphate signaling complex protein PhoU has protein sequence MSDRSSMTEDYSSRRTVTTSPRLKTLLESDMEILRITMLTSMRFAQQSIRLAIRAITNRDTRLARQVLVGDKEIDRREIGIDAMVLRLLALHQPVARDLRYIVGSMRISGNIERMGDEAVNIARRVDEFNSMGIFSLPEPLIELSQLAQSLVQKAITAFSDLDINLAETIGDQNDDAINLNVRLFREMLNDNPRNPRQLERAVVISFLTHNIKRVCDQAENIGESVIFIKKGVNCKHTVI, from the coding sequence ATGTCCGATCGTAGCTCTATGACCGAAGATTATTCATCAAGGCGTACGGTCACGACGTCTCCACGCCTCAAAACGCTCCTGGAATCTGACATGGAGATACTGCGTATCACTATGCTGACATCGATGCGTTTTGCACAACAATCCATCCGGCTGGCCATTCGGGCGATAACAAACCGTGATACCCGGCTGGCTCGCCAAGTTCTTGTGGGAGACAAAGAAATCGATCGACGAGAAATCGGCATCGATGCCATGGTTCTGCGTCTGCTCGCTCTTCATCAGCCTGTTGCTCGTGATTTGCGATACATTGTCGGAAGCATGCGAATCAGCGGCAATATCGAACGCATGGGCGACGAAGCCGTCAATATTGCCAGACGCGTTGATGAATTCAATAGCATGGGCATCTTTTCCTTGCCCGAACCCTTGATTGAACTGTCACAGCTTGCCCAGTCTCTCGTTCAAAAAGCTATCACGGCCTTTTCCGATCTCGATATAAACCTTGCAGAAACAATCGGTGACCAGAACGACGATGCCATCAATCTCAATGTGCGCCTCTTTCGAGAAATGCTCAACGATAATCCACGCAACCCGCGCCAGCTTGAGCGGGCTGTTGTGATTTCCTTCCTGACGCACAATATCAAACGCGTATGCGACCAAGCAGAGAACATCGGTGAAAGTGTCATTTTCATCAAAAAAGGAGTCAACTGCAAGCATACGGTCATATAG
- a CDS encoding precorrin-8X methylmutase: MNEQQKNTSSFRLHEASTPTDIERASMAIIEAEAPTPRPFSGRAWIVARRLVHTSADFDILNTLHFHPDAVTRGVEAIRNGATLITDTEMARAGMTRRRLDPFGVRVVCFMSDPEVAEVARMEGITRARAAMDRAMALPGPKIIAIGNAPTALLRLLECVDAGAPPPELVVGMPVGFVNAAESKDLLMASTLSFITVAGRKGGSNLAAAAINALAEMALEDAGLTG; this comes from the coding sequence GTGAATGAACAGCAAAAAAATACCTCGTCTTTTCGTCTCCACGAAGCGTCAACTCCGACCGATATTGAACGTGCTTCCATGGCCATTATCGAGGCTGAAGCCCCAACGCCGCGACCTTTCAGTGGTCGAGCTTGGATTGTTGCTCGACGACTTGTACACACGAGCGCGGATTTCGATATTCTGAACACCCTGCATTTTCATCCTGACGCCGTTACGCGAGGTGTTGAAGCCATACGAAACGGGGCGACGTTGATAACCGATACCGAAATGGCTCGGGCCGGGATGACACGTCGTCGACTTGATCCGTTTGGAGTGCGTGTGGTCTGTTTCATGTCTGATCCGGAGGTCGCCGAGGTGGCACGCATGGAAGGCATCACGCGGGCTCGAGCAGCCATGGACCGGGCTATGGCCTTGCCCGGACCGAAGATTATTGCCATTGGCAATGCGCCGACCGCATTGCTTCGGCTTCTTGAGTGCGTCGACGCTGGCGCACCTCCACCTGAGCTTGTTGTAGGCATGCCCGTAGGCTTTGTGAATGCGGCAGAGTCCAAGGATTTGTTGATGGCATCGACATTGTCGTTCATTACGGTCGCTGGCCGGAAGGGAGGATCGAATTTGGCCGCAGCCGCGATCAACGCACTCGCTGAGATGGCTCTGGAGGATGCCGGTTTGACCGGTTAA
- a CDS encoding AAA family ATPase, which yields MRIVRLELEGFRGIATLALEFDPRVNVFVGVNGSGKTAVLDAIVLMLSWLTARKRHPNAVGKRLREADISNTADFCRLRLEARYGDQIFSWTMVKVRPGCHRPCVRTNLRELNELAKRLRKATNGSGHATKLPLFAAYPVHRTVADVSLGRNLKHPSNLDQPVVNRLTDPPGFRSFFSWLRHYDHALVSGDENGQDSSHPIDPETQRQLLAVHAALAGFLPQLHTTCSSRLKSLGSLQKCGVRLRIEQLSVGEKSLLALVGDLARRLAVADPLEENPLAGRGIVIIDELDLHLHPGWQRMIAPRLLETFPECQFLLSTHSPYVVSHVRPENVFLLWQNENGDVECESPDLSYGQTVERILEDIFSAPARPTEIAGKLRELFLRIERGELDEAGLMLDELTEEIGEDPELLKAHMLIKARARTVR from the coding sequence ATGCGCATTGTCCGGCTTGAGTTGGAAGGATTTCGGGGGATTGCCACGCTTGCACTCGAATTTGATCCACGTGTCAATGTGTTTGTCGGTGTCAACGGCTCGGGCAAGACCGCTGTACTCGATGCCATCGTGCTGATGCTATCGTGGTTGACAGCCAGAAAGCGTCATCCCAATGCCGTGGGAAAGCGCTTGCGTGAGGCCGATATCTCCAATACTGCCGACTTTTGTCGCCTTCGCCTCGAAGCACGCTATGGTGATCAGATCTTTTCCTGGACCATGGTCAAAGTTCGACCAGGGTGCCACCGGCCTTGTGTACGCACCAATTTGCGTGAACTCAATGAGCTGGCGAAACGATTACGCAAAGCAACGAATGGATCGGGGCATGCGACCAAGTTGCCCTTGTTTGCCGCCTACCCCGTCCATCGGACCGTGGCTGATGTGTCTCTTGGCCGCAATCTTAAGCATCCATCCAATCTTGATCAGCCTGTCGTGAACCGATTGACCGATCCTCCTGGTTTTCGATCCTTTTTTTCGTGGCTGCGCCATTATGATCATGCCTTGGTGAGTGGGGATGAAAACGGGCAGGATTCGTCGCACCCCATTGATCCAGAAACGCAACGCCAGCTATTAGCTGTTCACGCCGCCTTGGCCGGGTTTCTTCCGCAATTGCACACAACGTGTTCGTCCCGCTTGAAGTCGCTTGGTTCGTTGCAAAAATGTGGCGTGCGATTACGGATCGAGCAGTTATCGGTCGGGGAAAAGAGTTTACTTGCCTTGGTGGGCGATTTAGCCAGACGGCTCGCTGTTGCCGATCCTTTGGAAGAAAATCCATTGGCTGGCCGCGGTATCGTAATCATTGACGAGCTCGACTTACATTTGCATCCGGGGTGGCAACGCATGATTGCGCCACGCTTGTTGGAGACTTTCCCCGAATGTCAGTTTCTTTTGTCCACCCATTCCCCCTATGTGGTCAGCCATGTTCGACCCGAGAATGTATTTTTGTTGTGGCAAAACGAGAATGGCGATGTGGAATGTGAATCGCCTGATTTGTCGTATGGGCAGACCGTAGAGCGTATTCTTGAAGATATTTTTTCGGCACCGGCTCGTCCGACGGAAATTGCCGGAAAATTGCGTGAATTGTTTTTACGCATTGAGCGGGGAGAGCTTGATGAGGCTGGCCTCATGCTTGACGAATTGACCGAGGAGATCGGGGAAGACCCTGAATTACTCAAAGCCCATATGCTGATCAAAGCCCGAGCCCGAACTGTGCGATGA
- a CDS encoding retron system putative HNH endonuclease has protein sequence MKYIRKFSSPESFEDWKRRHPGADWHEFSLPHNAPVKDDLADSLRREQGRICCYCEKRLSRRRSHIEHIKPRSVFPDSTLKYSNLAASCNGGPTRQNACCGHKKGAWYSPRFVSPYDRSCEHRFLVTAAGEIAPRNPKDISAAETIRRLGLNTPDLCAMRRTVYDVLIELKSTLPPERFQEHIEQSLLPDGNGLFEPFWSTIEYVGTMLTLDGLEIPDELPAPRKTKKRKRRW, from the coding sequence ATGAAGTATATTCGCAAATTTTCTTCACCTGAATCGTTTGAAGACTGGAAGCGGCGTCATCCCGGTGCTGATTGGCATGAATTTTCGCTACCACACAATGCGCCGGTCAAAGACGACCTCGCCGATTCTCTACGACGGGAGCAAGGGCGTATTTGTTGTTATTGCGAAAAAAGACTCTCTCGGCGTCGTTCGCATATTGAGCATATTAAGCCTCGGTCCGTCTTTCCGGATTCTACGCTCAAGTACAGTAATCTTGCCGCAAGCTGTAATGGGGGACCGACGCGGCAAAATGCATGTTGTGGACACAAAAAGGGCGCCTGGTATTCACCACGGTTTGTTTCGCCGTATGATCGATCGTGTGAGCATCGATTTCTTGTCACGGCGGCCGGTGAAATTGCACCACGAAATCCAAAGGACATTAGCGCTGCCGAAACAATACGACGCCTGGGACTCAATACTCCGGATCTGTGCGCCATGCGACGCACCGTTTACGATGTTCTGATTGAACTTAAATCCACATTGCCGCCAGAGCGTTTTCAAGAACATATCGAACAAAGTTTGCTTCCTGACGGGAATGGTTTGTTCGAGCCATTTTGGTCTACCATCGAATATGTCGGGACAATGTTAACTCTCGATGGTTTGGAAATTCCCGATGAATTGCCAGCACCACGGAAAACCAAAAAACGAAAACGCCGTTGGTAA
- the glp gene encoding gephyrin-like molybdotransferase Glp has translation MDKPFFQVVSVARFTELLADFSPLPLENIPLEHAHGRFVGQSITAPENLPQRGRSGMDGYAVRAADVFGASEGNPAYIELAQELDIQEISTTPLAPLTCARIVTGGSLPPGADAVVMVEHTEDLGAGTIEMRKSPAPGDNVMLPGEDVRQGDEALEAGMRLTPARIGLLAALGITHVTVGTKPVVGILSTGDELVPIDQTPPPGHIRDVNTHALSCMITEAGGIPRAYGLVPDNLSALTASLQQAVKECDVILLSGGSSIGVRDFTLDAIKSCSDAEILAHGIAVSPGKPTILGRIAGKAILGLPGQVTSAQVVFFIFVTPFIQSLAGRHDALTAQRPSIRAIMARNVFSKPGRQDYVRVRLEAQPNALPKAHPILGKSGLLKTMLAAEGLVVIDAENEGLDADIEVDVMML, from the coding sequence ATGGATAAACCGTTCTTCCAGGTCGTTTCCGTTGCCCGTTTCACCGAACTACTTGCCGATTTTTCTCCACTCCCGCTTGAAAATATTCCCCTTGAGCATGCACACGGGCGCTTTGTTGGACAATCCATCACGGCTCCCGAAAACCTGCCACAACGAGGCCGTTCGGGTATGGATGGCTATGCCGTGCGCGCTGCCGATGTCTTTGGCGCCAGTGAAGGCAATCCGGCCTATATCGAACTCGCTCAGGAGCTTGATATTCAAGAAATTTCTACAACACCGCTGGCACCTCTCACCTGCGCTCGAATCGTCACCGGTGGCAGCCTGCCCCCCGGAGCCGATGCTGTTGTCATGGTGGAACATACTGAAGATCTTGGAGCGGGAACGATTGAAATGCGTAAGTCACCGGCCCCCGGCGACAACGTCATGCTCCCCGGTGAAGATGTCCGCCAAGGAGACGAGGCCCTTGAAGCTGGCATGCGACTCACTCCAGCCCGCATCGGCCTTTTGGCAGCTTTGGGAATCACACATGTCACCGTTGGAACCAAGCCTGTTGTCGGCATTCTTTCTACGGGAGACGAGCTTGTTCCTATTGATCAGACACCGCCTCCCGGACATATTCGCGATGTCAACACGCATGCGCTATCCTGCATGATCACCGAAGCTGGCGGTATCCCACGCGCTTATGGCCTTGTCCCCGATAATCTTTCCGCCCTGACGGCATCGCTTCAACAGGCCGTGAAAGAATGTGATGTCATCCTTCTATCTGGGGGATCGTCCATTGGAGTACGCGATTTCACACTCGATGCCATCAAATCCTGCTCTGATGCCGAAATTCTGGCTCACGGCATTGCAGTGAGTCCGGGAAAACCAACGATTCTTGGTCGCATTGCCGGCAAAGCCATTCTCGGCCTCCCTGGACAAGTGACATCGGCGCAAGTCGTCTTTTTCATCTTTGTCACTCCTTTCATTCAGTCTCTCGCCGGTCGTCATGATGCACTCACCGCACAACGTCCATCCATTCGGGCAATCATGGCCCGCAACGTTTTTTCCAAGCCGGGCCGACAGGACTATGTTCGAGTTCGCCTCGAAGCACAGCCCAATGCCCTTCCAAAAGCGCATCCCATTCTAGGAAAATCCGGCCTCCTCAAGACCATGCTTGCTGCAGAAGGACTTGTCGTGATTGATGCAGAGAATGAAGGCCTCGACGCGGATATCGAAGTGGATGTGATGATGCTGTAG
- a CDS encoding HesA/MoeB/ThiF family protein translates to MHDLSQALRNVARHQQLPDGEPVETVDGPSVQTVATTFGLSLRDVELAALAADIVPLRYIRNLKTYTRQDQHALLSATVGLVGLGGLGGYILELLARAGVGTIWGADGDAFEESNLNRQLLSQSGDLSRPKAEAARDRVLSINPSVTFHGEPSFLTESSMEKFLAPASVCIDALGGHADRPTLSRVATNRNLPLVTGAVAGNTGFVATVLPGETSPFSLFSEGSGSSAEDVLGCQAPSVALVASIQANEVLRLVTGKQAALVGKVLVMDLTDMTFEIMHLTA, encoded by the coding sequence ATGCACGACCTCTCTCAAGCCCTGCGAAACGTCGCTCGCCATCAGCAACTTCCAGACGGAGAACCTGTTGAGACGGTCGATGGACCGTCTGTTCAAACCGTGGCGACAACGTTTGGTCTTTCTTTACGTGATGTTGAACTCGCCGCGCTTGCAGCCGATATTGTTCCATTGCGTTATATACGCAATCTCAAAACATACACACGGCAAGACCAACATGCACTCCTCAGCGCGACAGTCGGCCTGGTCGGTTTGGGTGGTCTGGGTGGATATATTCTCGAACTCCTCGCTCGTGCCGGTGTCGGAACGATTTGGGGAGCCGATGGCGATGCGTTCGAGGAATCAAACCTCAACAGACAGCTTCTCAGTCAAAGCGGAGACTTGAGTCGTCCCAAGGCCGAAGCGGCGCGAGATAGAGTACTTTCCATCAATCCATCTGTCACATTTCACGGTGAACCATCCTTTCTCACCGAATCCTCCATGGAAAAGTTTCTTGCCCCGGCCAGTGTTTGTATCGACGCTTTAGGCGGACATGCCGACCGCCCGACACTGTCCCGCGTTGCAACGAATCGCAATCTTCCCCTTGTAACCGGAGCCGTTGCCGGCAATACCGGTTTTGTTGCGACAGTGCTTCCCGGAGAGACCAGCCCATTTTCGTTGTTCTCGGAAGGCAGTGGTTCTTCTGCCGAAGATGTCCTCGGCTGTCAGGCCCCTTCCGTCGCCTTGGTTGCGTCGATCCAAGCCAATGAGGTCTTACGCCTTGTGACTGGAAAGCAAGCGGCACTGGTCGGCAAGGTGCTGGTGATGGACCTCACCGATATGACATTTGAAATCATGCACCTTACAGCATAG
- a CDS encoding MoaD/ThiS family protein, giving the protein MDVHVKCFATLASYAPQEGIVTLPENGRVTDLLSFLHIPQEDVTVVLINQFPAEYASPLTADDHVSLIPAVTGG; this is encoded by the coding sequence ATGGATGTCCACGTCAAATGCTTCGCAACGCTCGCTAGCTACGCACCGCAGGAGGGCATCGTCACGCTTCCTGAAAACGGACGGGTGACAGACCTGCTGTCTTTTTTGCATATTCCTCAGGAGGACGTCACGGTTGTACTCATAAACCAATTTCCAGCCGAATACGCTTCGCCCCTGACCGCAGACGATCACGTCTCCCTTATTCCAGCTGTGACAGGAGGATAA